In Nymphaea colorata isolate Beijing-Zhang1983 unplaced genomic scaffold, ASM883128v2 scaffold0566, whole genome shotgun sequence, a single window of DNA contains:
- the LOC116245190 gene encoding spindle assembly checkpoint kinase-like, whose protein sequence is MSTASSYSNRLKPEEHKNHLKIEDFALGKLLGSGKFGEVYVAQHKRTGFISALKIISKKHIDEKFLTQLTREAKDFILVCLKKDPRDRYTVPELLEHPFLIGLQGSVEDKVSSKAVLRVSRPQDDLDDVVDHVSDYHSPEEETDVQLHHDVESEDNDADYVESDGEWLVVRSSHA, encoded by the exons ATGTCCACCGCTTCTTCCTACTCCAATAGGCTCAAACCTGAAGAACACAAAAATCATCTAAAAATTGAAGACTTTGCATTGGGTAAGCTTTTAGGATCTGGAAAGTTCGGTGAGGTCTATGTGGCTCAACACAAGAGGACAGGTTTTATAAGCGCTCTCAAGATAATAAGTAAAAAGCACATCGATGAGAAATTTCTCACACAGCTAACACGAGAA GCGAAGGATTTCATTTTGGTCTGCTTGAAGAAGGACCCCAGGGACAGATATACAGTACCTGAGTTGCTTGAGCATCCTTTCCT TATTGGGCTTCAAG GTAGTGTAGAGGATAAGGTGAGCTCTAAAGCTGTCCTTCGTGTTTCTCGCCCACAGGATGATCTTGATGATGTTGTTGACCACGTATCC GATTATCATTCCCCTGAAGAGGAAACCGACGTTCAATTGCACCATGATGTCGAGAGCGAAGACAACGATGCAGATTATGTTGAGAGTGATGGTGAATGGTTGGTTGTGAGATCGTCCCATGCCTAA